In Labrus bergylta chromosome 11, fLabBer1.1, whole genome shotgun sequence, one genomic interval encodes:
- the si:ch211-14c7.2 gene encoding uncharacterized protein si:ch211-14c7.2 isoform X1, with the protein MRPTTGTMLQQNNNNNYPCLNVSGSTRDMLQKCSRASLPFHSRMELGLGDLPLIRGLRAWALFSKNRKKAGGLLGGGQAPIAPPAGRGSSPSCPRPADVYLSGEWGGMGYGIPLGLDAGQAGIGALVTVATLKTSEGSGKTQTQCIFLRTEKGSCLYSTAKPGCGMTSSAASSVGGWLRGKTGGGGGGGGSRDTPAGRRDNGPTPPAQTGANRVRVRSGRRWRKSCNAAGREKTGPSREQQRSGGEVPAGEIIQEERQEEGDKGSLDFEQFPSPQQDNNRRACRSPRCSHHNSPETCTRCGRNAQRKESQDENEGGENPRGVIQNKLDIELEGVKKEKQKNEEEEGGVCGLESSNSVLDVPNPDPESDHHNPESHSGCDVEEIREAESNEKTSHIKDDCSENKEDTGSEEMKVQTRNNDFSHDRSPRATDDISSGHIRDIDHRKPGEIPCEDIAANVNGFPDCVDTDHESEAEIANVEEEEEKGINQTVAELSVVANRSEDVSTGAEPSAPVGGSTCHEDHKSFVVLGERENSKEDGIEGVADFGIMAKEGPDDSPFELQEANRANTVNEDIKPQFFFKNVEISSKKGEVEASSFSLRHTSPPIFEISVRIGEENRCNYSGTELIGADFRDEAVLEEKEEESREENKEERVNLKEGEEAEEILSKDCISNVHDSDGKTISVKEAEEDIHVNSIQDKVVRSCALKHECAGGCRVSETEAGDTCGQTSIAHVELNGETSTNVTNVPCADPSTSITLSTANPAPSQPPLGSMATGLPCLEAEKEEVEEEEEEEERLGVTAEDGEGGQEGKRRHGRRLEEERVSTVASEEGRKEGEGEEEDEFGVFMQAEGEPAWSEGSSMSASVPCGSRGSVALGNHAITGESTHWTPGWTDSSFPQSDDTWTAFPQDSSDGSRDADGQWWPTCAVEQSREKLLANQNLASVFAEAFPSLPASSSSDLDNVPTLTQILRGRADQDQGLLDSFHDLNKMICQRYKRANGVSRDLLLTMFHLEQPHAEVKPAPRTANRRLSPGLPSANQHAQNAAAKRRLSYDYNRNIME; encoded by the exons ATGAGGCCAACGACAGGCACCATGCTGCAGcagaataacaacaataactACCCCTGCCTGAATGTGTCGGGCTCCACCCGGGACATGCTCCAGAAGTGCTCCAGAGCCTCCCTGCCCTTCCACAGCAGGATGGAGCTCGGCCTCGGAGACCTGCCACTGATCCGGGGGCTACGAGCCTGGGCCCTTTTCTCCAAGAATCGAAAGAAGGCTGGAGGTCTCCTGGGAGGAGGTCAAGCGCCCATAGCTCCTCCTGCAGGCCGAGGCAGTTCGCCTTCTTGCCCCCGGCCTGCTGATGTGTACCTCAGCGGTGAATGGGGCGGCATGGGGTACGGGATTCCCTTGGGGCTGGACGCTGGGCAGGCCGGGATCGGAGCTTTGGTAACGGTCGCCACCTTGAAGACATCAGAGGGCAGCGGGAAGACTCAGACTCAGTGCATCTTCCTCCGGACTGAGAAAGGGAGTTGTTTGTACTCGACAGCTAAACCCGGTTGTGGTATGACCTCCAGTGCAGCCTCCAGTGTTGGAGGATGGCTGAGAGggaagacaggaggaggaggaggaggaggagggagcagagATACCCCAGCCGGTAGGAGGGACAATGGGCCAACTCCACCGGCACAGACTGGAGCAAACCGGGTTAGAGTACGATCTGGCCGGAGATGGAGGAAGTCCTGTAATGCAGCAGGCCGGGAGAAAACTGGCCcgagcagagagcagcagcgGAGCGGTGGCGAGGTTCCTGCAGGAGAAATCATCCAAGAAGAAAGGCAGGAAGAGGGAGACAAAGGAAGCCTGGACTTTGAACAGTTTCCCAGCCCTCAGCAGGACAACAACAGGAGAGCGTGCAGAAGTCCCAGATGCAGCCACCACAACTCTCCTGAAACCTGCACTCGGTGTGGAAGGAACGCACAGAGGAAGGAAAGCCAGGATGAAAACGAGGGAGGCGAAAATCCAAGAGGAGTCATCCAAAACAAGCTGGACATCGAGCTGGAGGGAGTAAAGAAGGAGAAGCAGaagaatgaggaggaggagggaggcgtCTGCGGCTTGGAGTCGTCTAATTCTGTTTTGGATGTACCAAACCCTGACCCAGAATCTGACCACCATAACCCAGAATCCCACAGCGGCTGTGATGTTGAAGAGATTAGAGAAGCAGAGAGTAACGAGAAAACCTCTCACATCAAGGACGACTGTTCAGAGAACAAAGAGGATACAGGCTCGGAGGAAATGAAAGTACAAACTAGGAACAATGATTTTAGTCATGACCGGTCTCCGAGGGCGACTGATGACATTTCATCAGGACATATTAGAGATATTGATCACAGAAAACCAGGAGAGATCCCCTGTGAAGACATAGCCGCTAATGTAAATGGATTTCCTGACTGTGTGGACACAGATCACGAATCAGAGGCAGAGATTGCGAatgttgaggaggaggaggagaaaggaatTAATCAGACTGTTGCTGAACTCTCTGTCGTAGCAAACCGCTCTGAGGACGTCTCCACCGGCGCTGAGCCCTCCGCTCCTGTAGGGGGCAGCACCTGCCATGAAGATCACaagagttttgttgttttgggggagagagagaacagcaaAGAAGATGGAATTGAAGGGGTAGCAGATTTTGGAATCATGGCTAAGGAAGGACCGGATGATAGCCCATTTGAGCTACAAGAAGCAAACCGTGCCAACACTGTGAACGAGGACATAAAACctcagtttttctttaaaaatgtagaaatcagCAGCAAAAAAGGAGAGGTAGAGGCTTCATCTTTCTCCCTGAGACACACAAGTCCCCCCATCTTTGAAATTAGCGTGAGGATAGGAGAAGAAAACAGATGCAACTATAGTGGAACTGAGCTTATTGGAGCAGATTTTAGAGATGAGGCGGTGttggaagagaaagaagaggagtcACGGGAGGAGAATAAAGAGGAGAGAGTAAATCTTAAGGAAGGGGAAGAAGCAGAGGAGATTTTGAGTAAAGACTGCATCTCCAATGTGCACGATTCTGATGGTAAAACGATTAGTGTCAAAGAGGCTGAGGAGGACATTCATGTAAATAGCATACAGGACAAAGTAGTAAGAAGCTGTGCACTGAAACACGAGTGTGCAGGTGGATGCAGGGTGAGTGAGACCGAGGCTGGAGACACCTGTGGACAAACAAGCATCGCGCATGTTGAATTAAACGGAGAGACCAGCACTAACGTCACTAATGTTCCCTGTGCTGATCCCTCCACCTCCATTACACTCTCCACGGCTAATCCTGCCCCCTCTCAGCCCCCCTTGGGATCCATGGCAACCGGCCTGCCCTGTCTGGAGGcggagaaggaggaggtggaggaggaggaggaggaggaggaaaggttAGGAGTGACGGCAGAAGACGGAGAAGGAGGCCAGGAAGGGAAGCGGAGGCACGGGAgaaggctggaggaggagagggtctCCACCGTGGCctcagaggaggggaggaaagagggggagggggaagaggaagatgagttTGGAGTATTCATGCAGGCGGAGGGAGAGCCGGCCTGGAGCGAGGGATCCAGCATGTCTGCCTCAGTGCCTTGTGGGAGCAGAGGGAGTGTTG CACTTGGAAACCACGCCATCACTGGAGAGTCGACTCACTGGACACCCGGCTGGACGGACAGCTCGTTCCCCCAATCAGACGACACCTGGACGGCCTTTCCTCAGGATTCGTCAGATGGCAGTCGAGATGCAGACGGACAGTGGTGGCCGACCTGCGCtgtggagcagagcagagaaaagctcttggccaatcagaatctg gCGTCTGTCTTCGCTGAGGCCTTCCCGTCGCTGCCTGCTTCGTCCTCAAGTGACCTCGATAATGTTCCCACCCTGACCCAGATCCTCCGAGGCAGGGCAGACCAGGACCAGGG
- the si:ch211-14c7.2 gene encoding uncharacterized protein si:ch211-14c7.2 isoform X2, which produces MRPTTGTMLQQNNNNNYPCLNVSGSTRDMLQKCSRASLPFHSRMELGLGDLPLIRGLRAWALFSKNRKKAGGLLGGGQAPIAPPAGRGSSPSCPRPADVYLSGEWGGMGYGIPLGLDAGQAGIGALVTVATLKTSEGSGKTQTQCIFLRTEKGSCLYSTAKPGCGMTSSAASSVGGWLRGKTGGGGGGGGSRDTPAGRRDNGPTPPAQTGANRVRVRSGRRWRKSCNAAGREKTGPSREQQRSGGEVPAGEIIQEERQEEGDKGSLDFEQFPSPQQDNNRRACRSPRCSHHNSPETCTRCGRNAQRKESQDENEGGENPRGVIQNKLDIELEGVKKEKQKNEEEEGGVCGLESSNSVLDVPNPDPESDHHNPESHSGCDVEEIREAESNEKTSHIKDDCSENKEDTGSEEMKVQTRNNDFSHDRSPRATDDISSGHIRDIDHRKPGEIPCEDIAANVNGFPDCVDTDHESEAEIANVEEEEEKGINQTVAELSVVANRSEDVSTGAEPSAPVGGSTCHEDHKSFVVLGERENSKEDGIEGVADFGIMAKEGPDDSPFELQEANRANTVNEDIKPQFFFKNVEISSKKGEVEASSFSLRHTSPPIFEISVRIGEENRCNYSGTELIGADFRDEAVLEEKEEESREENKEERVNLKEGEEAEEILSKDCISNVHDSDGKTISVKEAEEDIHVNSIQDKVVRSCALKHECAGGCRVSETEAGDTCGQTSIAHVELNGETSTNVTNVPCADPSTSITLSTANPAPSQPPLGSMATGLPCLEAEKEEVEEEEEEEERLGVTAEDGEGGQEGKRRHGRRLEEERVSTVASEEGRKEGEGEEEDEFGVFMQVPCGSRGSVALGNHAITGESTHWTPGWTDSSFPQSDDTWTAFPQDSSDGSRDADGQWWPTCAVEQSREKLLANQNLASVFAEAFPSLPASSSSDLDNVPTLTQILRGRADQDQGLLDSFHDLNKMICQRYKRANGVSRDLLLTMFHLEQPHAEVKPAPRTANRRLSPGLPSANQHAQNAAAKRRLSYDYNRNIME; this is translated from the exons ATGAGGCCAACGACAGGCACCATGCTGCAGcagaataacaacaataactACCCCTGCCTGAATGTGTCGGGCTCCACCCGGGACATGCTCCAGAAGTGCTCCAGAGCCTCCCTGCCCTTCCACAGCAGGATGGAGCTCGGCCTCGGAGACCTGCCACTGATCCGGGGGCTACGAGCCTGGGCCCTTTTCTCCAAGAATCGAAAGAAGGCTGGAGGTCTCCTGGGAGGAGGTCAAGCGCCCATAGCTCCTCCTGCAGGCCGAGGCAGTTCGCCTTCTTGCCCCCGGCCTGCTGATGTGTACCTCAGCGGTGAATGGGGCGGCATGGGGTACGGGATTCCCTTGGGGCTGGACGCTGGGCAGGCCGGGATCGGAGCTTTGGTAACGGTCGCCACCTTGAAGACATCAGAGGGCAGCGGGAAGACTCAGACTCAGTGCATCTTCCTCCGGACTGAGAAAGGGAGTTGTTTGTACTCGACAGCTAAACCCGGTTGTGGTATGACCTCCAGTGCAGCCTCCAGTGTTGGAGGATGGCTGAGAGggaagacaggaggaggaggaggaggaggagggagcagagATACCCCAGCCGGTAGGAGGGACAATGGGCCAACTCCACCGGCACAGACTGGAGCAAACCGGGTTAGAGTACGATCTGGCCGGAGATGGAGGAAGTCCTGTAATGCAGCAGGCCGGGAGAAAACTGGCCcgagcagagagcagcagcgGAGCGGTGGCGAGGTTCCTGCAGGAGAAATCATCCAAGAAGAAAGGCAGGAAGAGGGAGACAAAGGAAGCCTGGACTTTGAACAGTTTCCCAGCCCTCAGCAGGACAACAACAGGAGAGCGTGCAGAAGTCCCAGATGCAGCCACCACAACTCTCCTGAAACCTGCACTCGGTGTGGAAGGAACGCACAGAGGAAGGAAAGCCAGGATGAAAACGAGGGAGGCGAAAATCCAAGAGGAGTCATCCAAAACAAGCTGGACATCGAGCTGGAGGGAGTAAAGAAGGAGAAGCAGaagaatgaggaggaggagggaggcgtCTGCGGCTTGGAGTCGTCTAATTCTGTTTTGGATGTACCAAACCCTGACCCAGAATCTGACCACCATAACCCAGAATCCCACAGCGGCTGTGATGTTGAAGAGATTAGAGAAGCAGAGAGTAACGAGAAAACCTCTCACATCAAGGACGACTGTTCAGAGAACAAAGAGGATACAGGCTCGGAGGAAATGAAAGTACAAACTAGGAACAATGATTTTAGTCATGACCGGTCTCCGAGGGCGACTGATGACATTTCATCAGGACATATTAGAGATATTGATCACAGAAAACCAGGAGAGATCCCCTGTGAAGACATAGCCGCTAATGTAAATGGATTTCCTGACTGTGTGGACACAGATCACGAATCAGAGGCAGAGATTGCGAatgttgaggaggaggaggagaaaggaatTAATCAGACTGTTGCTGAACTCTCTGTCGTAGCAAACCGCTCTGAGGACGTCTCCACCGGCGCTGAGCCCTCCGCTCCTGTAGGGGGCAGCACCTGCCATGAAGATCACaagagttttgttgttttgggggagagagagaacagcaaAGAAGATGGAATTGAAGGGGTAGCAGATTTTGGAATCATGGCTAAGGAAGGACCGGATGATAGCCCATTTGAGCTACAAGAAGCAAACCGTGCCAACACTGTGAACGAGGACATAAAACctcagtttttctttaaaaatgtagaaatcagCAGCAAAAAAGGAGAGGTAGAGGCTTCATCTTTCTCCCTGAGACACACAAGTCCCCCCATCTTTGAAATTAGCGTGAGGATAGGAGAAGAAAACAGATGCAACTATAGTGGAACTGAGCTTATTGGAGCAGATTTTAGAGATGAGGCGGTGttggaagagaaagaagaggagtcACGGGAGGAGAATAAAGAGGAGAGAGTAAATCTTAAGGAAGGGGAAGAAGCAGAGGAGATTTTGAGTAAAGACTGCATCTCCAATGTGCACGATTCTGATGGTAAAACGATTAGTGTCAAAGAGGCTGAGGAGGACATTCATGTAAATAGCATACAGGACAAAGTAGTAAGAAGCTGTGCACTGAAACACGAGTGTGCAGGTGGATGCAGGGTGAGTGAGACCGAGGCTGGAGACACCTGTGGACAAACAAGCATCGCGCATGTTGAATTAAACGGAGAGACCAGCACTAACGTCACTAATGTTCCCTGTGCTGATCCCTCCACCTCCATTACACTCTCCACGGCTAATCCTGCCCCCTCTCAGCCCCCCTTGGGATCCATGGCAACCGGCCTGCCCTGTCTGGAGGcggagaaggaggaggtggaggaggaggaggaggaggaggaaaggttAGGAGTGACGGCAGAAGACGGAGAAGGAGGCCAGGAAGGGAAGCGGAGGCACGGGAgaaggctggaggaggagagggtctCCACCGTGGCctcagaggaggggaggaaagagggggagggggaagaggaagatgagttTGGAGTATTCATGCAG GTGCCTTGTGGGAGCAGAGGGAGTGTTG CACTTGGAAACCACGCCATCACTGGAGAGTCGACTCACTGGACACCCGGCTGGACGGACAGCTCGTTCCCCCAATCAGACGACACCTGGACGGCCTTTCCTCAGGATTCGTCAGATGGCAGTCGAGATGCAGACGGACAGTGGTGGCCGACCTGCGCtgtggagcagagcagagaaaagctcttggccaatcagaatctg gCGTCTGTCTTCGCTGAGGCCTTCCCGTCGCTGCCTGCTTCGTCCTCAAGTGACCTCGATAATGTTCCCACCCTGACCCAGATCCTCCGAGGCAGGGCAGACCAGGACCAGGG